The segment GTGCCGTAATCGCGCAGCCGGTGGAGTTCCTTCGCTCGTATCTGGCCGGCTGGGCGAGCTCGTAGCCAGGCAGCCCTGGACACCGGAGACATGCCGATCGCAATCATGGCCCTCCCGCCGCGCAGGCGAACGTGGAACTCTGCGTCGCCTGCACGAGCGCCGCGACGGCCACGCCAGTTGGCCAGGGTGCCCGGGGGCATTCGCCGGTGGCGATCGGGTCCGAGGGTTTCAGGCCGTGAGCCGCAAGAGCATCACGACCACCCATCGCACGTTCGCCCCCTTCAGCAGCGGTGATCGCAGCTCTGTTTCGTCACGAATTCGCTGACAAGTCCTGCGACGGCTCCAGCAACGGTCATCCCGGCAACGCACGTCAGGTAGGCGGAGAGGACGAATGAACTCGCAGCCCAGCTGCAGCCGAAGAGGCCGGCGGATCCAACGGTGGCGGTGTAGGTCACGACCGCGCGTCCCTTCTCCTCGAGACAGTTCTGCAGGCACGCACGTCGATCGTGCGCCGATATGGCCGCATTGGGTCCGCCAAGCTGGACATGCTGGAGGAAGGCGTCCTCCACCTGCTCTCGCCGCTCACGATAGCTGACGCACGACTGGCCGCCCTCGTAGCCGCACTCCGGATAGGTCCACCCTCCGTCGTAGAAATGCAGCGCGCTCCAGGGCGCGTCGACCCAAGTGTCGGACACAGGATGGGTACACCAGGCTGAAGAGGAACTGCTCCCCGGTCGTGAACGAGTTGATATACACCGAGCCGGACACGGTGTCCGGATTGCCGTCGTCCCAGTCGTCAATCCACACCTCACCGAGTTCGACCCAGCCCAGGTACTCGAGGTGTACTTGACGAACTGGCGCGGTGGGCCGGAGCCCTGGAGGCGCACCACCGGTCTCCAGTCGCACGAATCCCCGAAGGCCGGATCCCGGCACCCGCGTCCATCCCTTGGCTTTGAGGAGATGATCGAGGCGGCGCGGGTCGATGCGCGCGACACCCAACTCGGCGAACCGCGCATCCGACCAGCGCCGCCGCGTCCTCGCCGGGCTCGTCGTCATCGGCCGGGCCGACGGCCGCGGTCGCACCCCGCGCGTACCGGTCCTCGCGGGCTCGTCGTCGACGCTCGGCCCTCAGGCGGTTGAGCAAGTTGCGCCGGGCGGCGAGGCCGACCCACTGCGCAAACGACACACCGCGTGTCGGATCGAACCGGGCGAGGCTCCGTCGCGCCTCGAGGAGGGCATCGACCGCCGCGTCGGTCACGTGATCGGGATCCGCCAAGGGACACGCCCCGCGCAGAGCGCGCTCGATCGCGGGCTGCAGGACGTCCACCAGATCGGCGAGCGTCACACGCTCGGTGCGCGACAGCGGCGCATCACGCGCCCCATGGAGGTCGTCGGAGCCGGGCGCTGGGGTGGCTCGCGGACGCCGGACGGCCTCGAGCTCGGCCACCACCTCGTCGATATCGACCGGCCATCGCAGGAACGCGGCCGCGCCGAGCGCCTCGGCCGCCGCCTCGTGATCCCCGTCACCATACCAGCCCGTGATCACGATCTCGGGCACGTGCACGCCCGCCGCCCGCAGGCGCGAGAGCACGGCCAGGCCCGGCAGGTCGGGCAGGTGCAGATCGAGCAGCACGGCCGCCCAGGGACCGGCCACCGCCAGCTCCAGCCCACGCGTGCCGGTCTCGGCACACGTCACCGCGACGCCTCTG is part of the Acidobacteriota bacterium genome and harbors:
- a CDS encoding response regulator is translated as MLGRRVRGDDDDAEAVRPGTRPGHEIPGSRALIGAAPRVLLIDDRIPADDAFVHLLTRRGVAVTCAETGTRGLELAVAGPWAAVLLDLHLPDLPGLAVLSRLRAAGVHVPEIVITGWYGDGDHEAAAEALGAAAFLRWPVDIDEVVAELEAVRRPRATPAPGSDDLHGARDAPLSRTERVTLADLVDVLQPAIERALRGACPLADPDHVTDAAVDALLEARRSLARFDPTRGVSFAQWVGLAARRNLLNRLRAERRRRAREDRYARGATAAVGPADDDEPGEDAAALVGCAVRRVGCRAHRPAPPRSSPQSQGMDAGAGIRPSGIRATGDRWCASRAPAHRASSSSTPRVPGLGRTR